The sequence CcaactgcaatttttttccctcagtaTTACAATTTgataagctaatatttttctaGTTCCTCATCTtctgtattttccaacaaacacaagcaaaaaaataattctatattataaccaacacagtaTTAGCTGAAACAAGGGtggaacaattttgaaaaaatatctcattgtgatgattttgacccatattgcaaattggatatgaattgttcatacgaaaaagacaaaaatgaagaaagtaggattgtTCGTTGACTATTCTTAAAAACATTgtacttgaatgattgcataataagtaatgcatgacatctctgcagcaaaaaaaagttaatgttaaaaaactggcatttttacacaaatttcaggttaaagaaatattgcagcttctACAATTTGATAATTGCAGCAgtccatattgcgatttaatctgagttccagttaattgcccagcccttgtTTGAATGACACAAAAAATTGTATGAAGGCAGAGAGAATGTCAAAGACCATGATTGTCTGGGTGCCCATGCACATCAGAAACCTCTGAAAAGGGGAAAAGACAGCAAAGTGCAAGGGTCATCATCTACATTTGTGTAAGGACTGGCTTTTTCCTCGACAGGCACTCTGGGGCTGAAAActcaaacaaactaaaaaattaGAATGGTCTAActgacatattttatttaaatatttatattttcttttgaattatttaaattttagcttttaaaagtgagatcagtccctacactgcagccagccacatggaggtgattgagatattttagctgaatatttctggtgctgtcatgttgtccatcactgggtttgattcTGCTATAATCTGTTGAGATAtgtcaaaacagcagctttaatcaagacaGGTCTGATGAATCCAAGTTTAACAAGCATTATATTTGCTTCCAacagctgacaggtggatttccaaaaaaataatgaaatataaagtcattcctgatgAAATCTTGTGGAAAAAACATGGAGCATagcccagctgtcactgggcgagagatGGGGTACACCCGGGACAggctgccagtcaatcacacggcagacataaagagacagacaactagGCATTCACATCTACAGCCAACCCATGCATGctcagggagaacatgcaaaccctGCATAGAACGACCCTgaccctgactgggaagtgaaccaggaaccttcttgctgtgaggcaacagcaacccctgcaccactgtgcagcccccAAGAACAGATAGATCTCTAAGAAACCAACATTATCTGCTTCATTAGATACTGGTCATACtctgttttaaataaagccCATAAAAAAGTTCAAAGTCAAATCCTCCATGATCCAGACTTTTCTAATTGTGGTACTGCTGCATTTTAGTTGTTACAGAATTAAATCTCATGTTCAGCTCTTTGATGTAATTCAAATTCCTAGAACCTGTGTGTTTAATCAGAACGTATCTGGTTATTGTTTGTCTCACCCGTGTAATGCCTTTGCTGTTCGTGTGATATCTTCCTGCTCTGACACAGCTGCTGGTGACAAGAGACAGAATTCAGTGAAACAGACTGCTGGACTCTCCAGAGTTTAATTAGGGGATCTACTCTCGCCTGCAACAAGCTCTCAGTACTCAGacagcagaaaagaaaaaaatgcagggGAATACCATGGAGGCTTCACGATAAGACTGTCCCACTTGAAATGCCTTTGCCTGTGTCATTGCAGTGATTTTTAAGCTCACAGCTGCTGTTTAGTTTCTCTTGATTTACAGCTAAGAGTTGGCAAGCTGTACTATGAATGAAGAAAATACTGAAATCAGCATGACTGCTAATTTAGAGTCCAAACATTTTTGCATGTATGCGTCTGTATGTGCAGGTTTGGTTCAGCTGAGTTAAAGGAGGAATTCCTCCTTCCCTCCATCATGGGAGACAAAGTGGCCTGCCTCGGTGTGAGCGAAGTTGGAGCCGGCTCTGATGTCTCAAGTGTGTCTCTACTCCTTTATCCTCtgatcatttatcatcatttcatTAGCTTTAAGCTCAGTAAGGACCATTTTGAATCCTTGAGCACTGTGATAATgattaaaaacttgaaaagcCTGAAATGGGAGACCTATATATTTAACATGGTACTGGTATTTTCTCAAGGGGAAGGATGGCATGCATTAATACAGGCTGAAAtccagtctttttcttttctagATTAGAGTAAAATATACAAGTTTCAGTGAAACTCTGCTTTACAGAAACTTTAGAGAAGCTAAAATTGCAATCATGTCCCCaatctgtctctctttctcttacCATCCATGTCTATCACATATTCATGCAGGCATCATTACTAAGGCTGTGAAAAAAGGGGATGAATATGTGATCAACGGGGGGAAGATGTGGACTACAAACGGGACCCAGGCTGATTGGATGTGTCTCCTCGCCAACACCAGTGACGGGCCTCCACACAGGAATAAATCTCTCATCTGTCTGCCCATGAACCTGCCCGGTAAGTCGGATATTGCAGCACAAACACCAGCAGAACATAAAAGCCAGACAGATTATATGTAACCATAATTTTAGTCTCTGGCCTGGATGAGGATGTTAACAAAAGTCAAACAAGTTAAAGAACATCGGTATCTGCATCAGtctgattttcacaatcagtCCATCACTGTTTAATCGCTCTTTTTTTAGCATCTATTTTTAGCAGCTTTGATGCATGATGACGTCTATTTTGGTTTCTGCAGGTGTACACATCGCACGCAAGATTGATAAAATGGGTATGTGGTCCTCGGACACAGCGCAAGTGTTCTTCGATGACGTCCGTGTTCCCTGCAAGAACATCATCGGCCAGGAAGGCATGGGCTTCACCTATCAGATGCTTCAGTTCCAGGAAGAGAGGCTGTGGGCTGTGGCTAATAGTGAGTTCCCCTCTCCCACATCATCCAGTGAATTTCCTCCCTGGTCTCAGAAAGCTTCTGATGAATCGTAGGGTTTATTGTGTTAATggtttcatttccattttagTTTCCAAAAATTAGGGAGTTCAGGTCTCATAGCTGAAGCCATTAATCTCCTGTGGAGTGgttgtttacttttcattttgaGTAATAAGCCCAAGTCAATGTTTTCTTGTGGCTCAGCTGTGTTAAAGTGAAACTGTGCATACTTTCACTCAGTCTGGTACTGATGCATCAGTCTGCCTGGCCTGTTAAATTCCACTGGTGTCATCAGAGACCCGAATTTTAAGCGCTCAGACTCTTGAAAAGGTGGTATCTTacatacagtgccgtgaaaaagtatttgccccctttctgatgcctgatgtttttgcatttgcaatctgaatgattatttcatattttaagggggggggggggcaaatctatctggccaatgtgaaaaagtaattcccTCCCCTTGTTAAATCCTGATTTAACTGTGATTTACCGTAGTTTTTGAAAGCAGAGTTCAATTTTACTGGCcacatccaggcctgattaccaccagatttgttgaatgaagaaatcacttaaatagaagctgccagacaaagtgaagtaggctaaaagatctcataaagaaacacatcatgtcacgatctaaagaaattcaagaacaaatgagaaacaaagtgattgaaatctatcagtctggaaaaggttacaaagccatttccaaggctttgggacttcagcgaaccacagtcagagctataatccacaaatggagaaaacagggaacagtagtgaacctttccaggagtgatcagccaaccaaaatgactccaagagtgcaacgacgactcatccaggaggtcccaaaaggaCCCAGAATGACATCTAAAGGcgtcactggcctcagttaaggtcagggTTTGACtgaaccataagaaagacacagggcaaaaatggcatccaagggagagttccaaggccaaaaccactgctgataaaacagaacataaaggcttgtctcacatttgccaacaaacatcctgatgatccccaagacttttggagaaatattctgtggactgatgaaacaaaagttgagctttttggaaggtgtgcggccattacatctggcataaaaataacagcatttgatataaagaacatcatgccagcagtcaaacatggtggtgtcagtctgatggtctggggctgctttgctgcttcaggacctggaccatttgctgtgattgatggaacaatgaattctgctgtctaccagaaaatcctgaaggccaacgtctggccatcagttcgtgtcctcaagctcaagtgctcttgggttatgcagcaggacaacgacacAAACTATACCAGCAAgttcacctctgaatggctaaaaataaacaaaattaaggttttggagtggcccagtcaaagttTGGACTTAAATttaattgagatgctgtggtgtgaccttgaACGGGCAGTTTATGATGgtaaaccctccaatatggctgaggtAAAgtaattctgtgaagaagagtgggtcaaaattcctccacagtgatgagaaaatctcatcaccagttatcacaaacaattgatttcagtgattgctgccaagggtggcacaaccaggtcttaggttcagggggaaattagtttttcacacagggccagataggtttggaccccccccccaaaagatTAAATAATTACTCacacactgcattttctatttacttgggttttctttgtgaaatataaaaattggtttgatgatccaaaacatttaagtgtgataaatatgccaAAATATCAGggatcagaaagggggcaaatactttttcatggcactgtaatCCACACCAAACACTTGCACCACAAATGGAAGCAGAGATAACAGGATCTGTTACTGTCCATCTGTCTCCTAACTCCTCCAGTCATCACCACATTGGACATCACTATTCAGGAAACCATCCAGTACACACGGCAGAGGAAGATCTTCAAGCAGCCCGTCCTCTACCACCAGACGGTTCACTTCAGGTTGGCAGAACTGCAGACGGAGGTTGAGCTGCTGCGCTCCCTCCTCTACCGTGCAACAGGTGGGTCCACTTTAGAGATACATGAATCGTAATAGCAAAATCTCTGTCCTTGGGTTATCAGTGGAAACaaattatattttcaaaaagttcATACATTTGCAACATGCAGCTTTCATCATCCTATCAAAGATAAAGTTATTTTCCCtccatatatttcaaaatacccCTGAAATCCACCAGGAATGTTCATTGCTTTCGTGTAGGGAAAATTACATCAAATGAAGTCATGCAGCTctgcttttaaacttttttccattCAGAAGACTAAGGCTTCAGTAACAAAGGCCACAGTTGACTCAGCTCTGCAAGAATGATATGAATGCCAAACAGGCCTTGAATGGGTAATTTGTTCACATCAGATGCAGCAGGTCTAAAAGACCAAGGTAATTTTCTATCCTTTAGCTAACGATGAACAACAAAGTGGCCACCCTCCTTTTGACAGGTTTTCTTTTCCAAGCTTTGGAATCAAATTCCTTCTCTCTAGATTTAAGTAGTCATTTAATATGTTtttgaaactgtttttataGAAGCATCAACACAGAAGCGGGAGAGATGTTCTGAATATCAAGACTGCGGTGATTCAGTTGTAGACACAAGGCCTCAGGCATGGTACTACTTTTATACAACAGTTCAAGGACCAGATTAtagaagaaaaattaaaaaaacaatcattttttttgctacCAACTCAGCTACTATGGTTTGGTACATTCTCCCTCCTTCTTGCTGTGTCCTTTGTTTTGATGGTCTCCACATACCAGCTACCTTTACGTTGATGTCTTAATTAATGATTCAGTGTTAAAACTTCCGTTTATGTTCTCTGTGTCAGCTCTCATGGAAGGATTCTCGTCCAGTCAGAATACAGAGTCAGAACTTACAGTTGTATCATAGaaaggggtggaaagtaactgatCACATTGACTCAAGTTactgtgtaaaaaataaattaaaatattaaaatattatttaaaagttCATTTCTCccatgatttacttcagaaagtttaATTTCTATAAATTCTAAATTCATCTCATAAgatatgaaatatttcaagactttaatgattacagcttacagctcacaaaactcaaaaatctagTTTCTCAGAATACATATTATGGAGAAGAATGATTTGCAAAGCTTTCCCaagcctttattctctctctctggttcagtacacacaaccacaatcatggggaagactgctgtcTAGACAAATGTCCTGAAGACAGTCATCGTCACCATCCACAATcagccttcagctcttctgtattgttgagtctggtgtctctcatcttcctcttgacatttctccagagattctctacagggttcaggtcagaccagttggctggccaaccAAACACAGTACACCGTGGTCAGCAGACCAGTTTCTGGTTgttctggcttcactgtggacggtcgccaagtcctgctggaaaaggaaatcagtatctccataaagctcctCAGCAGATGGACgtatgaaggtctctaaaatccactggtagacagctgacagcgttgactctggacttcataaagaccagtggaccaacagcagcagatgacatggcacctcaaaccatcactgactgtggaaactgaaaacactggacttcaaggaccttggattctgtgcctctatGATCTTCCTCCGGACTCTGCgggaccttgatttacaaatgaaattcaaaagttacttttatctgaaaacaggattttggaccactgagcaacaacCCAGAAGCTTACGATTTTGTCTGTGGTTTAGAAGTGGCtcgacacttttttttttttttttttttttttttttttttaatttaacctttatttaaccaggattaaTTCCCATTaagatacaaaaatctcttttacaagggagtcctggccaagacagcagcatgataagttTCACATAGGATAATTAAACATGACATAGAACAAAGGTTacatcaatcaacaaatcaccagctttcagcagaaaaatgtgcacacactggtcaaatgttcCCTAACTCCAGTTTTGAAATCTCCTAAACTAACACAATGCTTAAGTTTAAGATGACCCTGTAACTCTGACCAAGATGATGGAGCAAAAACATCGGAAGCTCTTTGACCAAAGACAGAGCGAGTGTGAGGAATTTCATACATGGTGAGTCCATGAGAACGAAGATTACAGCAACTGACAGTCAGCAAAGAACAAAGATAAGAAggtaattcatgtaaaatagccTTATAAAGAAAGATATGTCAACACTTGTAGtcatttcctggacccgtctgtgtggtggctcttgatccaccgactccagcctcagtcctccttgtgaagctccacTACGTCCTTGAATCTGTTTTGTTCGACAGTCCTTTAaaagctgagctcatccctgccAGTCAACTTTACATGAATCAATTTGATACAACCTCCGAAAACAGCccgccctttcagcagtgaccttcagTGGCTTACCCTCATCCTCCTtttggagggtgtcagtgattgtctttgAGACaacagtcaagtcagcagtgtgagtgagagaatgaaggcacAGGAAACCTTCACAAATTGGACTTTTcaacaatattctaatatttcaagatagtggattttagatttttgtgagctgtaagccgtaatcatcaaaACTATAtgaaaaaactcttaaaatattttacttgGTAAGAGATGAAATCTaaaatatatggaagtttaagTTTCAGAAgtaatcacaggaaaaaatgaacttttacatgatattcaattttttttagatgtatttgtAGAGTGGTCCACTCTCACTTTCCATACACATTCTCACCTAACCGACGCAGCAGTAAGAGCAATTGCAGGTTACGTGTCTTACCCAAGCATACAATTTGTAAAATCATATTTATCTTCATTCAATTTAAAGCTACTGTGAGGAACCAACAGGTTTCTTCAGGCTGATTATGGTCCCACACATCAACCAAATGGTGCTTTTAACTCTTTACTAAATTGTTTCCTGCAGAGGTtgtgttgggaaaaaaaaactttttaactaTCAAACCTTTCACTCATCAAGActctattttaaaaaagtatttttctgtggtttacTGTTAATCTTCTTGATCGCCTGGCAGCAGAAGTTGCAGGCATTAGAACTAACTACACAGAAATATTCAGAAGTTGTACTGATGATCTCAGGGCTCTTACAGAGGTGTCAGCTATAATATCAGTCTGTTTGACAGCACTTTAAAGActcttttaaatctgtttttttatatgccatgctgacacacacagacaaggGACCCGGGGTCCTAATGTACCTGCTTGACCAGACCTCTGTTATTTTTGAGTGCTGGCATGACTTCAGATCCCTCAGCCCTGACCACCTGAAAAACAGGCACACACCCAGCTCATCCAAGAGAAAAACCCTCTACGCCGCAGTGTTTTCATACAAATATGTGGAAGCATCTGTCAGGCAGCTGGCCAAGGTTTTGTGATTTTCTCGTTGTGTTTACAACAATAACGGctttaaatgaaatcatctgGCTGGTACCGGTTCAAGTCGTTTTTTTTCTGCCCAGAAACAGATCAAAGCTTTTGCATGTTTGGCACAGGTAGATAAGCACACAAAGAAAAAGTTCTCTACACCACGAAACAGGAAAATCATGCAGCCCACACATGATCCTCAGGAGGATCCGTACAATAGAGGCATTGAGCGGTTTCACTGGGAAAAGGTCAGAAttggagaaaaacacagaaatgatccAGCTAcagatgactgaaactgaacccttgtttacagactttgttttcttgacatgcttttctcccatttttcctcCTGCAGCGTTGTACATTAAAGGCAATGATATGACCAAGCTGGCGTCCATGGCCAAATTAAAGGCAGGACGCTTGGCAAGGGAGCTGAGTGACAGCTGTCTGCAGTTCTGGGGAGGAATGGGCTTCACCAATGAAGTGCTGGTCAGCAGAGTCTATAGGTAAGACTGAACCACAGAGAAATGATTGAGAGTTTACCGCAGAGGATTTTAAGGTATTCCTTCCCTTTGCACTTCATCAGATCCAGTCAAATTTAGGAAAATGCAtgacacagcagcagcattcACTGCACCAGGAAGTGAGCCAAAGTTTGTTTAATAGCTTCAATTATGTCCACTTTTATAGTGTGTAATGTTTCTACTGAAACTGCAGCCACACAGGAGCTTAGTGGTCAGTGTATTTTATAAGGACCATAAACATGATTCTTTCATAATTAAAGTTACAGTCAGGGTGATTGATGGCCCCTGCAGAAAGATTGCTTGTGACCAAGTATTAATTCTTGAGAACATGTAATCAGGATCAGTCTCCTGTTGTGCTCTAGTAAGCTGAGAGTCacgaatatttatgcagtttgtAATCATGGGGAGTGTGGCTGACTCACAGAGTTATTTTACACTATGCTGCCATCTACTGGTGGGGCATATAATGCAGCTGAATAAACATGAGTAACTTTAACATCCTCAAGGTGAAGTACACtgaagtggccccaccatccttatatatttctgcatgtggccttcagtggaaaaggtttggacacccctggcatAAGGCCAACGGTCACTACAGTGTGTTTGGTATTTGCAGGATCAACCATGTGAATTGATCGATaaatgattgattcataaacaCTGCATGATTTGTCCTGTCCACAGAGATTCCAGGTTATTGTCTATTGGTGGAGGCGCTGATGAGGTCATGCTGGGAATCATCGCCAAATACATGGACACGCTCcccaggaagtgatgtcatcaACTCCACTGATAAAGTGCTGATTGTTCTCAGTGACCTGCTGAGTACAGATCAGTCCTGATATCTTTAAACTGATTGCCTTTGATTGTTTTAACTGTTCTGTAAGAGAACATAAAGACACGCTAACctcaaaacacagaaataatggAAGTctgatgtttagtttttattatctTATAAATGTGAATATCTTCTTGACAAACTTTGCAATATAAATTATAATACATCAATTAGAAGAATTTTTGTCCAGG comes from Cheilinus undulatus linkage group 16, ASM1832078v1, whole genome shotgun sequence and encodes:
- the zgc:85777 gene encoding probable acyl-CoA dehydrogenase 6 translates to MALREGALRLNLLASSRNWYKFSSFISVRQLSEKVSSKPESTSSSETVADHLIYTQEHFALKESLRKIIDQEINPHVDQWEAEGKFPAHKVFKILGSAGFLGVNKPVEYGGLGLDFSYSVAVSEELGNIRCGGVPMAIGVQTDMATPALARFGSAELKEEFLLPSIMGDKVACLGVSEVGAGSDVSSIITKAVKKGDEYVINGGKMWTTNGTQADWMCLLANTSDGPPHRNKSLICLPMNLPGVHIARKIDKMGMWSSDTAQVFFDDVRVPCKNIIGQEGMGFTYQMLQFQEERLWAVANIITTLDITIQETIQYTRQRKIFKQPVLYHQTVHFRLAELQTEVELLRSLLYRATALYIKGNDMTKLASMAKLKAGRLARELSDSCLQFWGGMGFTNEVLVSRVYRDSRLLSIGGGADEVMLGIIAKYMDTLPRK